In Deferribacter desulfuricans SSM1, the following are encoded in one genomic region:
- a CDS encoding hydantoinase B/oxoprolinase family protein, which yields MKLNPILLEVFKNRFISISEEMGVTLNRTAFSPNIKERRDFSCALFDENGDMIAQAAHIPVHLGSMPMSVKSAIENVNLKDGDMVILNDPYKGGTHLPDVTIVAPVFLGEDKPQFFVANRAHHADIGGMTAGSMPLSTSIFQEGLIIPPLKIVEKGEVVEPLMKFLLNNVRTPYEREGDFTAQIMANITGIKRIEELVNSYGLQMVKEYAKGMMDYSEKILKNRIKIIPDGVYKFEDFMDDDGIEKEKIKIAVKLIVDNDKVVVDFTESDDQVKGSINAVYSITLSAVLYVFRSLIKDDIPTNAGLLRPIKLKTRKGSIVDAKFPASVAGGNVETSQRIVDVLLGALSRALPNEIPAASQGTMNNITIGGIDEKSGQPFTYYETIGGGMGASSFANGESAVHSHMTNTLNTPIEALEFTYPMMVEEYSIRKNSGGQGKYRGGDGIIRQIRLLNDAEVTMLTERRIFSPYGLNGGEPGKCGANIVISNGEKREIPGKFNINLKKGDIIRIETPGGGGFGKSK from the coding sequence ATGAAATTAAATCCTATATTATTAGAAGTTTTTAAAAATAGATTTATTTCAATATCAGAGGAGATGGGAGTTACATTAAATAGAACAGCTTTTTCACCAAATATAAAAGAGAGAAGAGACTTCTCATGTGCACTATTTGATGAAAATGGTGATATGATTGCTCAGGCTGCACATATCCCAGTTCATCTTGGCTCTATGCCTATGAGTGTGAAATCAGCTATAGAAAATGTAAATTTGAAAGATGGCGACATGGTTATTTTAAATGACCCTTATAAAGGTGGCACTCATTTGCCAGATGTAACAATAGTTGCACCAGTTTTTTTAGGAGAAGATAAACCTCAATTTTTTGTTGCAAATAGGGCTCATCATGCTGATATCGGTGGTATGACTGCAGGCTCAATGCCACTATCTACCTCAATTTTTCAAGAAGGTTTAATTATACCACCTCTTAAAATTGTTGAGAAAGGTGAGGTGGTTGAGCCTTTGATGAAATTTCTTCTAAATAATGTGAGAACCCCTTATGAAAGAGAGGGGGATTTTACAGCACAAATTATGGCTAATATAACCGGTATAAAAAGGATTGAAGAGTTAGTTAATAGTTATGGGCTTCAAATGGTAAAGGAGTACGCAAAAGGGATGATGGATTATTCAGAAAAGATATTAAAAAATAGAATAAAAATTATCCCCGATGGAGTTTATAAGTTTGAAGATTTTATGGATGATGATGGTATTGAAAAAGAGAAAATTAAAATTGCAGTTAAGCTGATTGTAGATAATGACAAAGTGGTAGTGGATTTTACAGAAAGTGATGACCAGGTAAAAGGTAGCATCAATGCTGTTTATTCAATTACTTTGTCTGCAGTTTTGTATGTATTTAGGTCTTTGATAAAGGATGATATCCCCACAAATGCAGGGCTTTTAAGACCGATAAAGCTAAAAACTCGTAAAGGTAGCATAGTCGATGCAAAATTTCCTGCCAGTGTCGCTGGCGGTAATGTGGAAACTTCTCAAAGAATTGTTGATGTGCTGTTGGGAGCATTATCAAGAGCGTTACCAAATGAAATACCTGCAGCAAGCCAAGGGACTATGAATAATATTACAATTGGTGGGATTGATGAGAAAAGTGGCCAACCATTTACTTATTACGAAACCATTGGTGGTGGTATGGGAGCAAGCAGTTTTGCAAATGGAGAATCTGCAGTGCATTCTCATATGACAAATACTTTAAATACACCGATTGAAGCTCTGGAATTTACATATCCTATGATGGTTGAAGAGTATAGTATTAGAAAAAACTCTGGAGGACAGGGTAAGTATAGAGGTGGTGATGGGATTATAAGGCAGATCAGGTTGTTAAATGATGCCGAAGTGACGATGCTTACAGAGAGAAGAATTTTTAGCCCATACGGTTTAAATGGAGGAGAGCCTGGAAAGTGTGGTGCAAACATTGTTATTTCTAATGGTGAAAAAAGAGAAATTCCAGGCAAATTTAATATAAACCTGAAAAAAGGTGATATAATTAGGATAGAAACGCCAGGTGGTGGCGGCTTTGGTAAAAGTAAATAG
- a CDS encoding TRAP transporter substrate-binding protein produces MGVRKLLVSILAFLSLSVFAFAQNFTLNLNAIYGPTSFHTQGAMKFAKLVEKYTNGSVKIVVHPGGSLGFKGPELLKAVKDAQVPMSDILMGVVAGSEHVFGISSLPRLVSNFKEARALYEDCKPLYEKAALKWNQKFLYAAPWPPSGLVTKKEIKSVADLKGLKTRTYDKNGAKFLRELGGSPVSMPWGEVYSSLRTGVIDSVLTSTESAKNGKFWEVLKYFTNIYYAFPLNMVTINLDYWKALSKEQQKAMLKAAKEIEEMQWKNSKDRYFSAAKVLEEHGMIINNPTPELEKAMDKAAKKIIDEFMSKAKSKERAVLEKYIK; encoded by the coding sequence ATGGGAGTAAGAAAACTTTTAGTGTCAATTTTAGCATTTTTATCTTTGTCAGTTTTTGCTTTTGCTCAAAACTTTACACTTAATCTTAATGCTATTTATGGCCCAACTAGCTTTCACACTCAGGGTGCAATGAAATTTGCAAAACTGGTGGAAAAGTATACCAATGGTTCTGTAAAAATAGTTGTTCATCCAGGTGGAAGTTTGGGATTTAAGGGCCCAGAGCTTTTAAAAGCAGTTAAGGACGCACAAGTGCCTATGTCTGATATTCTGATGGGTGTTGTTGCAGGTAGTGAACATGTTTTTGGAATTAGTTCATTACCAAGACTTGTTTCAAACTTTAAAGAAGCAAGAGCTTTATATGAAGACTGTAAGCCGCTTTATGAGAAAGCAGCATTGAAATGGAATCAAAAGTTTTTGTATGCTGCGCCATGGCCACCAAGTGGTTTGGTTACAAAAAAGGAAATAAAAAGTGTTGCTGATTTAAAAGGGCTTAAAACAAGGACTTACGATAAGAACGGTGCAAAGTTTTTGAGAGAGCTTGGTGGGTCCCCTGTATCAATGCCATGGGGAGAGGTTTACTCATCTCTAAGAACTGGTGTAATTGATTCAGTGTTAACTTCCACTGAATCTGCAAAAAATGGTAAATTCTGGGAAGTATTGAAATATTTTACAAATATTTATTATGCTTTCCCTCTCAATATGGTAACAATCAATTTGGATTATTGGAAAGCTTTATCAAAAGAGCAGCAGAAAGCTATGCTTAAAGCTGCAAAAGAGATAGAAGAAATGCAGTGGAAAAACTCAAAAGATAGATATTTTTCTGCAGCAAAAGTTTTAGAAGAGCATGGAATGATTATAAACAATCCAACACCTGAGCTTGAAAAAGCTATGGATAAAGCAGCTAAGAAAATTATTGATGAGTTTATGAGTAAAGCAAAATCTAAAGAAAGAGCTGTTTTGGAGAAATATATTAAATGA
- a CDS encoding TRAP transporter small permease subunit — MKKVLKIIDTASNIGAVFSAIFMILIVLLIVIEIFLRAIFNKSTLITDEYSAYMFVFVVMLGLSYTFKEKGHIKITIITSRLKKKTQRYLEIVILFIALAILIFSLYYSFKMVYDTYSLDMRADTIAETPLYLPQIALPLGYFIFILQVIAEIIKKFKYEEDE, encoded by the coding sequence ATGAAGAAAGTTCTAAAAATAATAGATACGGCATCGAATATCGGTGCCGTATTCTCTGCCATATTTATGATTTTGATAGTATTACTTATTGTTATAGAAATATTTTTGCGTGCAATATTTAATAAATCTACATTAATTACTGATGAATACAGTGCTTATATGTTTGTTTTTGTTGTAATGTTAGGGTTGTCTTATACTTTCAAAGAAAAGGGGCATATTAAAATTACAATTATAACTTCAAGATTAAAGAAAAAAACACAACGATATCTCGAAATTGTTATCTTATTTATAGCTTTAGCTATTTTAATATTTTCGTTATATTATTCTTTTAAGATGGTTTATGATACTTACTCTTTAGATATGAGGGCTGATACAATTGCAGAAACACCGTTATATTTACCTCAAATTGCCTTACCTTTGGGCTATTTTATATTTATTTTACAGGTAATTGCAGAGATAATAAAAAAATTCAAGTATGAGGAAGATGAATGA